Genomic DNA from Entomoplasma freundtii:
ACTATTTCTGAAGTCCAAACTAAAAAAACGAGCTTGGCTTCCAAAAACTATGAGTTCAGTTTTAAACATTTTGTTAGCGGTCCAAGCAACTTTCAAGCCTTTAAAGCTGCTCAAGCTACTGTGCAAAGCCCTGGAAAATGAAATCCCTTATTTATTTATGGGCCTAGTGGGTTAGGCAAAACTCACCTCCTAAATGCCATTGCCTACGAGTTCCGAAGCCTTTATCCACACCTTAAGGTTCTCTATATTTCTAGTGATGATTTTGCTAGACAAGTAGTTGGAAACTTGCAAAAAGGTCATTTCGAAATCGAACAATTTAAAAGCGAAATCAATGCTTATGACATTTTATTAATTGATGATGTTCAATTCCTGGCTAAAAAGGACAAAACAAACGAAGTTCTCTTCACTGTTTTTAATCATTTTGCTGAAAATGGTAAGCAACTTATCTTCTCTAGTGATAAATTACCTGACCAATTAAATGGTTTTGACATGCGTTTAATTACCCGTTTTAACCAAGGTTTGGCAATCCCCATCCAATCATTGGATTTTAATACCGCTAAGGCCATTACAAAGATTGAGTTTGCGAGACAAGACCTCACAAACAGGGTTAAAGATGAAGTTATTGAGTATATTGCCCAATTCTTTGCTAATGACGTACGGAAAATTAAGGGGTCGGTCACAAAAATTAACTTTTGGATTATGACTAACGCCCTTGAAGGACCACTTGATTTACGAATGTTGCAAGATCTTTTCAAAGATATGCCAACTAGTAATCTCGGGGAACTAAATACAAAACGCATCAAAGAGGTCGTGGCTGATAAATATGGTATTGCTGTGAAATTGCTTGACGGCAAAGCCCGCGTTTCGAACGTTGCCACCGCTCGACATGTCTCCATGTACTTGACCAAAGAAATTTTGGGGCATAGTTTATCCCAAATCGGTGCAGAATTTGGGGGAAGGGACCATACTACTGTCATGAGTGGAATTAAAAAAATTAAAAAAAATATGGAAGCCAGTGCTGAATTTAGGAAAAACGTGGAAGCAATTAGGAATAAAATCGTGAGTTAAATACTTCTAAAAATACGTATTTAAAAGGCTTTTAAAGATAAATTCAGAGCCTTTTCCACTTTTAAACACCATAATAATAAAGATAAAAAATAAAAAAGAAAATCTTGACTGAAAAACCATCCTTAAGATTTTCAAAAGAAACATGAGGAAAACCCAATGGAATTTAAAATTAACCGTAACGTTTTGCTAGACAATTTAAATAAAGCTAATCGAATTATTGACTTCAAAGCTGTCAATCCCACATTAACAGGGATTCTTTTGGATGTTTCACCAAATCAAGTCACAATCACCTCAACTAATAATTCATTATCATTCAAAGCCTATCTAAATAGTGACAATGCTCAATTGGAAGTTGCAACTACAGGGAAAATCCTTTTAAAAGGCAAATATATTTTAGAAATGCTTCGTCGTCTCGATCAGGAAATTGTAACGTTAGTCAACATTGAGAATTCTGAACTAACAATTAAGAATTCAAATACTGAATTTAATTGTGGATTACTAGAGTCAGAAGAATATCCACTTCTTGGTTTTAAGGAACGTGGTGTTGAGATTAACCTCAAACCAACTAGTTTCCGTCGTGCCTTAAGTCAAACGATTGTGTCAATTGATGAAACAAATAAGAAAATGATTTTGACAGGAATGAATTTCCGCATACAAAACCAAGCTTTAATGGTTTCTACAACCGACATGCACCGAATAAGCCAAAAAAAGATTTCTTTGGATATTGATTCATCAACACAATGTAACGTAACTGTTCCCTATAAAACTGTTGTTGAGTTAATGCGCTTATTGGATGGGGTCAAGGTTCTTAAAATGGTGGTTTCTGAGGGCTACCTAACTTTCCTAATGGATAATATGGTTTTCCAAAGCACCCTAATTGATGGCCAATACCCACTGGTTGAGGGAGTTTTCCCCAAAGACTTTAATTTAACTTTAAAAGTTAACCAAAAAGTTTTCTTAAAAGCCCTAAGTCGTGCAGATTTGTCCGCTGAAACTGGACTGGCACCGATAATTAACCTTAATATCCAACAAACTAAAATGGTGATGAAAGCTGATTTAGTAGAAATTGGTAATTTTGAAGAAGACTTCTTTGACTTTGAAAGTGATGCCACTATGCCAATGACAATTAATTTCAACCTCAAATATTTAATCGAAGCCATTCGTTCATTTAATGATAATCTTGAGCTGAAATTTGTCGGTTCAACCAATCCACTTTTGATTACTCAAGTTGATGATGAAAATTTAAAACAAGTAATTCTACCAACATACATTAGTAATTAGGTATCATAATAACGATGATAAAAACTATTCACGAAGTTTTTGTGGTTGAAGGTAAAACCGATACCCAAAAACTACAAAAAATTCTTGGTCCCAATGTCAAGACTCTTGAAACCCACGGTTTGCGCCTCGACCAAGAATTTTTTGCTTTTTTAAACCAACTTAATCATCAATGTGGACTAATCATTTTTACTGATCCAGATACAGCAGGTCAAAAAATCCGGCAACGACTTTTAAACGTTTTGGATGGTCCAGTCAAGCAAGCTTTTTTGCCAAAGACCGCTTTCAACTCCAAAAAAAAGAAAAAAGGGGTGGCAGAAGCTGATGATGAGGCCATCCTTACGGTTTTAAACCAATTAATGACCTTTGATGCGTGCCAAAGTGATTGCCTTACTTGGACTGAATATTTAAAACTTAATCTAAATGACAAAAAGCAACGTGACCTTTTAGCACAAAAGTTACATTGACCAACAACATTAACTAGTAAAACTTTTTATAAATGGTTGAATTGAAGCGGTCAAACCCAAGAAAAAATTAGAATCTTATTGGAGGATTAGAAAATGACAATCCAAGCAAAAAAACACTTTGGGCAAAATTTTATTAAAGACCCTGGGTTAATTCAAAAGATTGTTAATTTAATCCCTAGTTCACCAGAACCTGGTTTAGTGATTGAAATCGGTCCTGGAAAAGGCGCCCTAACTCGCGAACTAATCAAGCGTTTTCCCCAGGTTGTAGCTATCGAAATTGATTCCGATTTAGCGGACTATTTAGCAACCACAATTGACTCACCAAAACTTGAAATCATAAACGAAGATGTTTTAGAAATTAATTTTGAACAGTTAATCCAGAAATACGGTAAACCCAACCAACCAGTTTATTTGATTTCAAATTTACCATATTACATTACTAGTCCGATTTTATTCCAAGTGTTTGCTAATTCCCAAATCTTTCATAAAGCAATTTTTATGATGCAACAAGAAGTTGCTCAGCGGTTGACAGCTGAAAAAAATGAGCACAACTATAACAATCTATCTGTTGTCGCAAGTTTTTTTGGGGATAAAAGGTATGAATTCTTAGTTAAAAGCCATTATTTTCAGCCTCAACCAAAAGTTGACTCCGCCGTTATTAGTTTGACATTCAAAAATGATTTTTTACAAAAAGTAACCAATCCGGATTTGTTTGTAGCTTTTGTACGTCAACTCTTTAATAACCGTCGAAAAACCATTTTAAATAACCTTGGTACTTACTTAGGCGACAAACAAAAAGCTAAATTAGTTCTTGAGCAAGTAAAAATTGATCCTCAAAAACGCCCTGAAAATTTAGGATTGACCGAGTTTCTAGAAATTTTTGAACTTCTTGATTCATAAACGTAAAATCAAAACGAGGTAAAAATGACTTGAGCAATTTTTCGCAAACAAACTTTTCGTAATCTCAAAAATAATTGAAGCATTATTGCTTTAATTTTTGCTTTTGTAATCATCGGAGTTAGTTTGGCGGCTGGAGTTAGTTCTTATCTCTTTAATGCCTACCACTTTACTGTTGAACGAGGTTTTAAAAATGGGTCTTTTGATGCCATGGTCATCAAAAATGGGTTACGTTGGGACGAACAACAGGATTCTCAACCACAAGACCTTTTTTTGACAAAAAATGAACAAGAAAAATTTGAAGAAATTGTAAAGACCGATAAAACTAACGACTTTACAACTGAAGAACGTCATGAAATTTACCGCTTCGTTCTTGCCCACGAGGGTTATATCCAATCACTTTTATATGATGCCAATCATCCAAGTTTTATTCAGGGCAACAATATCAAAGTGATTCAAGATTGGTTGAATGATTTAAAGCAATTTAATGGAAATCTTCTTGCTTATTACCTCTATTACCGTACTCCAGAAGCTTTT
This window encodes:
- the dnaA gene encoding chromosomal replication initiator protein DnaA codes for the protein MSDKELWSTIKTKLAADQTVNQEIYNTYLANARFVAAPQNAFFLVIQSTFGVRLVEPLLKQISTLIKEETQVTPNLKALSTDRWEKEEANLLKVTISEVQTKKTSLASKNYEFSFKHFVSGPSNFQAFKAAQATVQSPGKWNPLFIYGPSGLGKTHLLNAIAYEFRSLYPHLKVLYISSDDFARQVVGNLQKGHFEIEQFKSEINAYDILLIDDVQFLAKKDKTNEVLFTVFNHFAENGKQLIFSSDKLPDQLNGFDMRLITRFNQGLAIPIQSLDFNTAKAITKIEFARQDLTNRVKDEVIEYIAQFFANDVRKIKGSVTKINFWIMTNALEGPLDLRMLQDLFKDMPTSNLGELNTKRIKEVVADKYGIAVKLLDGKARVSNVATARHVSMYLTKEILGHSLSQIGAEFGGRDHTTVMSGIKKIKKNMEASAEFRKNVEAIRNKIVS
- the dnaN gene encoding DNA polymerase III subunit beta, which gives rise to MEFKINRNVLLDNLNKANRIIDFKAVNPTLTGILLDVSPNQVTITSTNNSLSFKAYLNSDNAQLEVATTGKILLKGKYILEMLRRLDQEIVTLVNIENSELTIKNSNTEFNCGLLESEEYPLLGFKERGVEINLKPTSFRRALSQTIVSIDETNKKMILTGMNFRIQNQALMVSTTDMHRISQKKISLDIDSSTQCNVTVPYKTVVELMRLLDGVKVLKMVVSEGYLTFLMDNMVFQSTLIDGQYPLVEGVFPKDFNLTLKVNQKVFLKALSRADLSAETGLAPIINLNIQQTKMVMKADLVEIGNFEEDFFDFESDATMPMTINFNLKYLIEAIRSFNDNLELKFVGSTNPLLITQVDDENLKQVILPTYISN
- the rsmA gene encoding 16S rRNA (adenine(1518)-N(6)/adenine(1519)-N(6))-dimethyltransferase RsmA translates to MTIQAKKHFGQNFIKDPGLIQKIVNLIPSSPEPGLVIEIGPGKGALTRELIKRFPQVVAIEIDSDLADYLATTIDSPKLEIINEDVLEINFEQLIQKYGKPNQPVYLISNLPYYITSPILFQVFANSQIFHKAIFMMQQEVAQRLTAEKNEHNYNNLSVVASFFGDKRYEFLVKSHYFQPQPKVDSAVISLTFKNDFLQKVTNPDLFVAFVRQLFNNRRKTILNNLGTYLGDKQKAKLVLEQVKIDPQKRPENLGLTEFLEIFELLDS
- the rnmV gene encoding ribonuclease M5; this translates as MIKTIHEVFVVEGKTDTQKLQKILGPNVKTLETHGLRLDQEFFAFLNQLNHQCGLIIFTDPDTAGQKIRQRLLNVLDGPVKQAFLPKTAFNSKKKKKGVAEADDEAILTVLNQLMTFDACQSDCLTWTEYLKLNLNDKKQRDLLAQKLHWPTTLTSKTFYKWLNWSGQTQEKIRILLED